From a single Saccharomyces kudriavzevii IFO 1802 strain IFO1802 genome assembly, chromosome: 15 genomic region:
- the SOG2 gene encoding Sog2p (similar to Saccharomyces cerevisiae SOG2 (YOR353C); ancestral locus Anc_7.39), protein MVMTSSKRTLDPKEDYLPVDKPSTSSNHTIISELATQEKASSNGTTLKLIALNIKSISDEEVAHIQNVERLSLRKNHLTSLPASFKRLSKLQYLDLHNNNFKEIPYVLTQCPQLEILDLSSNEIEAFPDEISSFWQDNIRVLSLKDNNVSSIHNLKSITKFNKLSVLDLEDNKLPKEELDQVQSYTPFHAGITKEEYWAIAISRYLKDHPIQAIPESKISRAAKRMGFINTNMSNGVINDSNIISPAPNVNSSINSSTSAASSNLISALSFSGTTANVEPDSGGTANGTELYNHSKYNDYFKRLSILPEESLSNGHQKISHAELVLSCRKLLFSFTECQQAIRKIASFCKEKAVAVNVVSLLYSVRSHTDDLVEVLQQTENEDKSHDQALIKLCLTIITNFKQIITLLRRNFEIFFKEDDLCFIRMFYMTLMCAYTEMYNAWSFIKEDEQIINTTNKPSKKHSFSRHDTSSSITNSGGPVANTTSTLCSGNVKLLPKTRSTRAPSTSALLSNNNILAGDTPIPSSAAVPVLSPNLNNPHVHGPISGNQNVTSSGVAQTSIGEIKPSNDNLPRQQLLQHNKSTSDSKKESIPHEVKAHPVMNSSIINASNSVSTITSNANITPPPMSGNISSNSSTSAVETNIDIQLYQTLSTVVKMVSVVYNQLTSEISKIAIASTMGKQILTDSLAPKIRDLTETCRQAMDLSKQLNERLNLLIPNDLNSERYLTSLEKLKTWEIMNSFLKVIISILANTKIVMSDVPNLNELRPNLANLAKITKDVTVILDLSSYKAVSVSANSPE, encoded by the coding sequence ATGGTGAtgacatcttcaaaaaggaCGTTGGatccaaaagaagattatTTACCCGTTGATAAACCGTCCACGAGTTCAAACCACACCATAATATCTGAATTAGCAACACAAGAGAAAGCAAGCTCTAATGGTACAACTCTAAAATTAATTGCGCTTAACATCAAATCGATATCTGATGAAGAGGTGGCTCATATTCAGAACGTTGAAAGATTGTCCTTAAGGAAAAATCATTTAACATCCTTACCTGCCAGCTTTAAGAGGCTATCAAAGCTGCAGTATCTGGATTTGCACAAtaacaatttcaaagaaattccaTACGTTCTAACCCAATGTCCCCAATTGGAGATATTGGATCTGTCATCcaatgaaattgaagctTTTCCAGATGAAATATCATCTTTTTGGCAAGATAACATACGTGTATTGTCGTTGAAAGACAATAACGTGTCCAGCATACATAACTTGAAATCGATTACCAAATTTAACAAATTAAGCGTTTTAGATCTAGAAGATAACAAGTTGCCTAAAGAAGAGCTCGACCAGGTACAAAGTTATACTCCATTTCATGCAGGCATcaccaaagaagaatattgGGCAATTGCAATATCGCGATATCTGAAAGACCACCCTATTCAAGCTATTCCAGAATCGAAAATATCCAGGGCAGCCAAAAGAATGGGATTTATAAATACAAACATGTCTAATGGAGTAATAAATGACAGCAATATAATCTCACCAGCCCCAAATGTGAACTCGAGTATAAATTCATCCACATCAGCAGCTTCATCCAATCTAATCTCAGCTTTGTCTTTCAGTGGCACTACAGCAAATGTTGAGCCAGATTCTGGTGGCACAGCGAACGGGACAGAGCTATATAACCACTCCAAATATAATGACTACTTTAAGAGGCTATCAATTTTGCCGGAGGAGTCATTGAGTAATGGTCaccaaaaaatatcacaTGCAGAATTGGTTCTATCCTGTCGAAAGCTGTTGTTTAGCTTCACAGAGTGTCAGCAAGCAATTAGGAAAATTGCATCCTTctgtaaagaaaaagcgGTAGCAGTGAATGTAGTTTCGCTATTATATTCGGTTAGATCACACACCGATGATTTGGTAGAGGTTTTGCAGCAAACAGAGAATGAAGACAAATCGCATGATCAGGCGCTAATTAAGCTATGTCTTACCATCATCacaaatttcaaacaaaTTATAACATTGTTGAGGAGAAATTTCGAgatattcttcaaagagGATGATTTATGCTTTATACGAATGTTTTACATGACATTAATGTGCGCTTATACCGAGATGTATAATGCATGGTcatttatcaaagaagatgaacaGATAATTAACACAACGAATAAGCCTTCGAAGAAGCACTCTTTTTCAAGACATGACACATCGTCCAGTATCACAAACAGTGGAGGTCCGGTAGCGAATACAACCAGTACACTATGTAGTGGGAATGTTAAGTTACTGCCGAAAACAAGGAGCACAAGAGCTCCTTCAACATCTGCACTGCTTTCGAACAATAATATTCTGGCGGGAGATACACCTATTCCAAGCAGCGCAGCTGTTCCAGTACTATCACCGAATTTGAACAATCCTCACGTCCATGGTCCGATCTCGGGCAATCAGAATGTGACGAGCAGCGGGGTTGCCCAGACAAGTATTGGTGAAATAAAGCCTTCTAACGACAACTTGCCAAGGCAGCAACTACTTCAACATAACAAATCTACTAGCGACTCGAAGAAAGAGTCAATACCGCATGAAGTTAAGGCTCATCCTGTTATGAATTCTTCCATTATCAATGCATCAAATAGCGTTAGCACGATAACCTCTAATGCCAATATAACTCCCCCACCGATGAGTGGTAATATTTCCAGCAATAGTAGCACTAGTGCGGTGGAGACAAATATTGACATTCAACTATACCAGACACTCTCAACAGTAGTTAAAATGGTGAGCGTTGTATATAATCAATTGACTTCAGAAATATCCAAAATAGCTATTGCTAGCACAATGGGAAAGCAAATTTTGACGGACTCGTTGGCACCTAAGATTCGTGATTTAACTGAAACATGTCGTCAAGCAATGGACTTATCCAAACAATTAAATGAAAGGCTGAACCTACTAATACCAAACGATCTAAATTCGGAGAGGTATTTGACATCTTtggagaaattgaaaacgtGGGAGATAATGAactcatttttgaaagtaatAATATCAATCTTGGCTAATACGAAAATTGTAATGAGCGACGTCCCCAATTTAAATGAACTTAGACCTAATTTGGCCAATTTGGCCAAGATAACTAAGGATGTCACTGTGATATTGGACTTGAGTTCATATAAAGCTGTGTCAGTAAGCGCTAACTCTCCAGAGTAG
- the MSC6 gene encoding Msc6p (similar to Saccharomyces cerevisiae MSC6 (YOR354C); ancestral locus Anc_7.37): MFSRNALRTFDHSSVVISRRCISFSASVFQQNSVQLDEIKDEHLENKEKHVSPFERVQNVAADLKSELKAPGSDINEVFNDFKDKVESLKQSLRNPSPMERSHLLANFSSDLLQELSHKNKDMKIDPYQVLNTLCQYKLARSQHFTIVLRYLLSNQSPQDVIALWVRYLETISENPMILLQNSSPHAHTQNIAITTIAYLLLPENTVNIKILHKILQIDEKMGQILPFNMIKRMLNIEYSSLEGRDVVMKNLNGLYYQYTVQDTGHFLNQIENAPRWIDLRDLYGQYDKLEGEKNIEVIAMFMDKFIDLQRPDQAVSIYNQYSTIFPHNLPLKDRLLNAVAHLRANSSKEKLDRILAVWNSVIKPEGDIKNTSYASLVKALCSSGNFNHLKAFWEEELPENFKKDPIVKEAFLLALCQTSPLTYDQIKGELGETVRTKKLLNKVLLFMLSDEKVNEEQFNTFYHKHYPADGTSSPTLETLSIKMYANYKYQAEDVRPEFRLLQSVSVNPKDYEKVEKITKAFTSICPTIEPIHQLYKQLGTSLNARNYADFISAEFSKPSGTVAEAESLFEGFLAYQKTRKRNVDNTPLNALLLGLCDKLYKSKQGEYIFSIEKYYNLAKDSRIRVSNLAISKILFNLATFARNSKELEETEVGFINQFLQDVGSNGSFRPNFKDIQILKECDGITVPETLLEEVYHKKK; the protein is encoded by the coding sequence ATGTTTTCCCGTAATGCTTTAAGAACCTTTGATCATTCAAGTGTTGTTATTTCACGAAGATGTATCTCCTTTTCAGCTTCGGTATTTCAGCAAAATAGTGTTCAATTGgatgaaataaaagatgAACATTTagaaaacaaggaaaaacaCGTGTCGCCATTTGAGAGGGTCCAAAATGTTGCAGCCGATTTGAAGAGTGAGTTGAAGGCTCCAGGCTCTGACATTAATGAagttttcaatgatttcaaagacaaagttgaatctttgaaacaaaGTTTACGGAATCCTTCACCTATGGAAAGATCCCACTTATTGGCGAACTTTTCCTCGGATCTTTTACAGGAATTAAGCcataaaaacaaagacaTGAAAATAGATCCCTATCAAGTTTTAAATACGTTATGTCAATACAAATTGGCCCGTTCGCAACATTTTACCATTGTTTTGAGGTATCTTCTATCAAATCAGTCTCCACAAGACGTTATTGCCCTATGGGTAAGATATTTAGAAACAATTTCAGAAAACCCAATGATCTTACTTCAAAATAGCTCCCCTCATGCACATACACAAAATATTGCTATTACCACCATTGCTTATTTACTCTTGCCGGAAAATACTGtcaatatcaaaattttgcatAAGATTTTGCAGatcgatgaaaaaatgggtcAGATTTTACCCTTTAACATGATAAAAAGAATGTTAAATATCGAATATAGTTCTCTTGAAGGGAGGGATGTGGTTATGAAGAACCTGAATGGCTTATACTATCAATATACGGTACAGGACACTGGTCACTTCCTaaatcaaattgaaaacgCTCCTAGATGGATAGATTTAAGAGATCTCTACGGCCAATACGATAAACttgaaggtgaaaaaaacattgaaGTCATTGCTATGTTCATGGATAAGTTTATTGATTTGCAGAGGCCCGATCAAGCGGTAAGTATTTACAATCAGTATAGTACGATTTTCCCCCATAACTTGCCCCTAAAGGATCGTTTATTGAATGCTGTAGCACATCTGCGAGCCAATTCTAGTAAAGAGAAATTGGATAGAATCCTAGCAGTCTGGAATAGTGTTATCAAACCAGAAGGTGATATTAAAAATACATCTTATGCGTCGTTGGTCAAGGCTTTATGCAGTTCAGGAAATTTCAATCACTTAAAGGCATTTTGGGAAGAGGAACTTCCTGAGAACTTCAAGAAGGACCCCATAGTGAAAGAAGCATTTCTCCTGGCTCTATGCCAGACCTCCCCATTAACATACGACCAGATCAAGGGAGAATTAGGAGAGACTGTGAGAACTAAGAAACTGCTCAATAAAGTTTTGCTCTTCATGTTAAGCGATGAAAAAGTGAATGAAGAACAATTCAACACATTCTACCATAAACATTATCCAGCCGATGGTACCTCTTCCCCCACTTTGGAAACTTTGAGCATCAAAATGTATGCCAACTATAAATATCAAGCAGAAGATGTGCGTCCAGAATTTAGGCTACTGCAAAGTGTTTCCGTGAACCCCAAAGATTACGAAAAAGTcgaaaaaattacaaaagCGTTCACTTCCATATGCCCCACTATAGAGCCAATTCATCAGCTTTACAAACAGTTAGGAACTAGTTTGAATGCTAGGAACTATGCTGATTTCATTTCAGCGGAGTTTAGTAAGCCTAGCGGTACGGTGGCTGAGGCAGAGAGTTTGTTCGAAGGCTTCTTAGCGTATCAGAAAactagaaaaagaaatgtggATAACACACCATTGAATGCCTTATTATTAGGGCTCTGTGATAAGCTTTACAAAAGTAAACAGGGTGAGTATATTTTCTCCATCGAAAAGTATTATAATCTAGCTAAAGATTCGAGAATCAGGGTGTCAAACTTggcaatttcaaaaattttattcaatttggCAACCTTTGCACGTAATTCTAAGGAGTTAGAAGAAACCGAAGTGGGCTTTATTAATCAATTCTTGCAAGATGTAGGTAGCAATGGAAGTTTTCGTcccaatttcaaagatataCAAATTCTAAAAGAATGCGATGGAATTACAGTTCCAGAGACTCTTCTAGAAGAAGTTTATcataagaagaaatag
- the GDS1 gene encoding Gds1p (similar to Saccharomyces cerevisiae GDS1 (YOR355W); ancestral locus Anc_7.34), whose translation MALANSRPLQIPTLENEILHNSNSPVFQLSSMGFTTRADTISNPGTDLVGNQPSMTLDDNSLSGSSFSSSQETKTSKPKKDSGVLKKDNPLLEISKLIPVTGEIPKPENRDSPLDDDVLHAVFVILWEMDPNQQGMTVKQLCDLLLQKHPDMSNLSTKLSNLISAKLNAYVKKIEKGEKTLIYALSREWSNSSPRRMLYIYRGILSPDYKEHAQAVTMQLKQQLEKLSDSSDFNPTGKKKKDSNDNGNQQASNDSYSSSMADMKNVASNSSFSKNLNVGNLAFSLSPEFNIPYSTSPVSLNLSPSISSNQQQLQTPSTPASKSKNINKKRNYPDDDAPDCMTEPKRSKAAKTGKQTKSQSSSVLSTPKKILSSTSLSAFVGSKNVSPESSVSRNTSSNTYVTAAAAAPRLSKLLPKNGFKKNSRSSSELAAIHKVISTQTPIESSSESSVNSSSSSSPVSNATAGCSTESLSDLNSSQDNERESNLNAQEPRNEVTNWMKIVRNGFLTHDIESPESITLDDLENIFN comes from the coding sequence ATGGCATTGGCAAATTCCAGACCTTTGCAAATACCAACTTTAGAGAATGAAATCCTTCATAACTCAAATTCCccagtttttcaattgagTTCAATGGGCTTTACCACTAGAGCTGACACTATTTCGAATCCGGGTACGGATCTTGTTGGAAACCAGCCGAGCATGACACTCGATGATAATAGTTTATCTGgttcttcattttcgtcatctCAGGAAACTAAAACCTCTAAACCTAAAAAAGATTCTGGCGTCTTAAAGAAAGACAATCCACTATTAGAAATATCTAAGTTGATACCTGTTACCGGTGAAATACCAAAGCCCGAAAATAGAGACTCCCCTCTGGATGATGATGTCCTTCATGCGGTTTTTGTAATATTATGGGAGATGGACCCGAATCAACAAGGTATGACTGTTAAACAATTGTGTGATTTACTTTTGCAAAAACACCCGGATATGTCTAATTTATCGACCAAATTATCAAACTTGATTTCTGCGAAACTGAATGCTTATGTTAAGAAAATCGAAAAGGGCGAGAAGACGTTAATTTATGCTTTATCGAGAGAGTGGTCGAATTCTTCTCCTAGAAGGATGCTTTATATCTACAGAGGGATATTATCACCTGATTATAAAGAGCATGCCCAGGCTGTCACGATGCAGCTTAAGCAACAATTAGAAAAGTTGAGTGATTCAAGCGACTTTAATCCAActggcaagaaaaaaaaggactCTAACGACAACGGCAATCAGCAGGCTAGCAATGATAGTTATTCGAGCTCGATGGCGGATATGAAAAACGTAGCTTCTAACAGctccttttcaaaaaatttgaatgtGGGAAATTTGGCCTTTTCGTTAAGTCCAGAATTCAACATACCTTACTCGACTTCTCCAGTGTCACTAAATTTGTCACCGTCAATAAGTAGTAACCAACAGCAATTACAGACACCTTCTACTCCAGCATCGAAGAGTAAGAACatcaataagaaaagaaattatccAGATGACGATGCTCCTGATTGCATGACGGAACCAAAGAGGAGTAAAGCCGCAAAAACaggaaaacaaacaaaatcCCAATCCTCATCCGTTTTATCGACACCAAAAAAGATACTATCTTCTACTTCGCTATCTGCCTTTGTAGGTTCCAAGAACGTTTCCCCAGAGTCTTCCGTGTCCCGTAATACATCATCAAATACTTATGTTACTGCAGCAGCTGCTGCACCAAGACTTTCTAAACTTTTGCCAAAGAATGGGTTCAAGAAAAACTCACGCAGCTCTTCCGAGCTGGCTGCCATTCATAAGGTAATCTCCACACAGACTCCCATTGAAAGTTCTTCAGAGAGTTCTGTAAACAGCAGTAGTAGCAGTTCGCCAGTTAGCAATGCTACTGCTGGTTGCTCTACTGAATCTTTGTCAGACTTGAATTCTAGCCAAGACAATGAAAGAGAATCGAACCTGAATGCTCAAGAACCACGAAACGAAGTTACgaattggatgaaaatTGTGAGAAATGGATTTTTGACCCACGATATCGAATCTCCAGAATCAATCACCTTAGATGACCtagaaaatatattcaattga
- the CIR2 gene encoding electron-transferring-flavoprotein dehydrogenase (similar to Saccharomyces cerevisiae CIR2 (YOR356W); ancestral locus Anc_7.33), translating into MIRLTNKRLVRGLQMTTLAKSSHLTVRTAMTRKFSLSCSVLNEAHLTEDERELLNEPRARDYVDVCIVGGGPAGLATAIKLKQLDNASGTGQLRVVVLEKSSVLGGQTVSGAILEPGVWMELFPDEQSDIGIPLPKHLATLVTKEHLKFLKGNWAISVPEPSQMVNKGRNFIVSLNQVVGYLGEKAEEVGVEIYPGIAVSDLIYDKNNAVKGIVTKDAGISKSGKPKETFERGMEFWARQTVLAEGCHGSLTKQALKKYDLRKGRQHQTYGLGIKEVWEVKPENFSKGFAAHTMGYPLSNDIYGGGFQYHFGEGLVTVGLVVGLDYKNPYVSPYKEFQKMKHHPYYSKVLEGGRCIAYAARALNEGGLQSVPKLNFPGGILVGASAGFMNVPKIKGTHTAMKSGLLAAESIFESIKGLPVLEEVEDDDVKTEIFAKEPIINLESYESAFKNSSIYKELYEVRNIRPSFNGRFGGYGGMIYSGIDSLFLKGKVPWTLKFDEKNDGEILKPASDYKPIEYPKPDGVISFDILTSVSRTGTYHDDDEPCHLRVPDQDMVKYAERSFPVWKGVESRFCPAGVYEFVKSEKSSVGTRLQINSQNCIHCKTCDIKAPRQDITWKVPEGGDGPKYTLT; encoded by the coding sequence atgattaGGCTTACTAATAAGCGCTTAGTTAGAGGCCTGCAAATGACTACTTTAGCAAAGTCTAGTCATTTGACCGTACGCACAGCCATGACAAGAAAGTTCAGCCTGTCATGCAGCGTCCTGAACGAGGCACATCTtactgaagatgaaaggGAGCTGCTGAATGAACCAAGAGCCCGCGATTATGTGGATGTTTGCATTGTTGGAGGAGGACCGGCAGGATTGGCAACAGCCATTAAACTGAAACAGTTAGACAATGCCTCGGGAACAGGTCAGTTGCGTGTTGTTgtacttgaaaaatctagTGTGCTGGGCGGCCAAACTGTTTCAGGTGCCATATTAGAACCAGGAGTATGGATGGAGCTGTTTCCTGATGAACAATCTGATATAGGTATTCCGTTGCCAAAACATTTAGCGACTTTGGTGACCAAAGAGCAtttgaagttcttgaaGGGGAACTGGGCCATAAGCGTCCCCGAACCATCTCAAATGGTGAATAAAGGTCGTAACTTCATTGTCTCTTTGAACCAAGTCGTTGGTTACTTGGGAGaaaaagcagaagaagTAGGAGTTGAAATCTATCCTGGGATAGCTGTGTCAGACCTCATAtatgataaaaataatgctGTGAAAGGTATAGTCACCAAGGATGCTGGTATTTCGAAATCTGGCAAGCCTAAAGAGACTTTCGAACGTGGTATGGAATTTTGGGCAAGACAAACTGTATTAGCAGAGGGCTGTCATGGTTCCTTGACCAAACAAGCCCTTAAAAAGTATGATTTAAGAAAAGGCAGACAGCATCAGACTTATGGATTGGGTATCAAAGAAGTTTGGGAAGTAAAACCTGAGAATTTCAGCAAGGGGTTCGCAGCCCACACTATGGGATATCCGTTATCAAATGACATTTATGGTGGTggttttcaatatcatttCGGCGAAGGGCTGGTTACAGTAGGCCTTGTGGTGGGGCTGGACTACAAGAATCCATACGTTTCACCATACAAAGAAttccagaaaatgaaacatcATCCGTATTATTCCAAAGTTTTAGAAGGCGGTAGGTGCATTGCCTATGCTGCAAGAGCTTTGAATGAAGGTGGTCTTCAATCTGTGCCAAAACTGAACTTCCCTGGAGGCATTTTAGTAGGTGCTAGCGCCGGCTTTATGAACGTGCCTAAGATCAAGGGAACACATACCGCAATGAAGAGTGGGTTGCTTGCCGCTGAAAGTATCTTTGAATCTATAAAAGGTTTACCTGTAttagaagaagttgaagacGACGATGTCAAGACGGAAATTTTTGCTAAAGAGCCAAttatcaacttggaatCATACGAAAGCGCGTTTAAAAATTCATCCATATATAAAGAACTTTATGAAGTCCGTAATATCAGACCGTCATTCAATGGGAGATTCGGTGGATATGGTGGCATGATATATTCTGGTATCGactctttgtttttgaaggGCAAAGTTCCTTGGACACTGAAATTCgatgagaaaaatgacggtgaaattttgaaacctGCCTCAGATTACAAACCCATAGAATATCCCAAGCCAGATGGTGTGATATCCTTCGATATATTAACATCTGTGTCCAGAACGGGAACGTACcatgacgatgatgaacCATGCCACTTGAGAGTTCCAGATCAAGATATGGTGAAATACGCCGAGAGAAGCTTCCCAGTTTGGAAGGGCGTCGAATCAAGATTTTGCCCAGCGGGTGTATACGAGTTTGTcaagagtgaaaaatcttCCGTGGGCACAAGGCTCCAAATCAACTCTCAAAATTGCATCCATTGTAAGACCTGTGATATAAAGGCGCCAAGGCAAGATATCACTTGGAAAGTACCTGAGGGTGGAGACGGACCAAAATACACACTGACTTGA
- the SNX3 gene encoding Snx3p (similar to Saccharomyces cerevisiae SNX3 (YOR357C); ancestral locus Anc_7.30), with protein sequence MSREFKSFGSTEQSLLSKGHGEPSYSEIYAEPENFLEIEVHNPKTHIPNGMDSKGMFTDYEIICRTNLPSFHKRVSRVRRRYSDFEYFRKCLIKEISMLNHPKVMVPHLPGKILLSNRFSNEIIEERRQGLNTWMQSVAGHPLLQSGSKVLVRFIEAEKFVG encoded by the coding sequence ATGTCAAGAGAATTCAAATCGTTTGGGTCTACGGAACAGTCTTTATTATCGAAAGGCCATGGAGAACCTAGTTACAGTGAAATATACGCCGAGCCTGAGAACTTCTTAGAGATTGAGGTGCATAATCCCAAAACACACATACCCAACGGGATGGATTCGAAAGGAATGTTTACAGATTACGAAATAATATGCCGCACAAACTTGCCGAGTTTCCACAAGAGAGTATCGAGGGTGAGGAGACGATACTCTGACTTTGAATATTTCCGCAAATGCTTGATCAAGGAAATTTCGATGCTTAATCACCCAAAAGTAATGGTTCCCCACTTACCGGGCAAGATTCTCTTGAGTAACAGGTTCAGCAATGAAATCATTGAGGAAAGAAGGCAAGGTTTGAACACTTGGATGCAGTCAGTAGCCGGCCACCCCCTACTGCAGTCCGGTTCTAAAGTCCTTGTTAGGTTTATTGAAGCGGAGAAATTTGTCGGCTAG
- the HAP5 gene encoding Hap5p (similar to Saccharomyces cerevisiae HAP5 (YOR358W); ancestral locus Anc_7.29), whose amino-acid sequence MTDRHFSPQQGLVPQSSLPEELNSSSMVQRGGVSMPRQQQQQQQQQKEEEEQENSGLAVSEEEFRMVQELQAIQAGHEQIDLPTNNRGSLEGEDNDDSDGADDDDEEYDVFKNVGQGLVGHYREIMIRYWQELINEIESTNEPGSEHQDDFKSHSLPFARIRKVMKTDEDVKMISAEAPIIFAKACEIFITELTMRAWCVAERNKRRTLQKADIAEALQKSDMFDFLIDVVPRRPLPQ is encoded by the coding sequence ATGACCGATAGACATTTTTCTCCACAACAGGGGCTTGTGCCTCAATCATCGCTCCCGGAGGAGCTCAACTCCAGTTCGATGGTCCAAAGAGGGGGCGTAAGTATGCCaagacaacaacaacaacaacaacaacaacaaaaggaagaagaagaacaggaGAACTCGGGACTGGCTGTTTCCGAGGAAGAATTCCGGATGGTGCAGGAGCTGCAAGCAATTCAAGCGGGCCATGAACAAATAGATCTGCCGACAAATAATCGAGGGTCGCTCGAAGGCGAAGACAATGACGATAGTGATGGCGCggacgatgacgacgagGAGTACGATgtattcaaaaatgtaGGTCAAGGGTTGGTAGGCCATTATAGAGAGATAATGATACGTTACTGGCAAGAATTGATCAACGAGATTGAGTCCACGAACGAACCTGGCTCGGAACATCAAGACGACTTCAAATCACACTCGCTACCTTTTGCAAGGATTCGGAAAGTTATGAAGACGGACGAGGACGTCAAGATGATTAGTGCGGAGGCCCCCATCATCTTTGCCAAAGCCTGTGAGATCTTCATCACAGAATTGACCATGCGGGCTTGGTGCGTGGcagaaagaaacaaaaggcGTACTCTGCAGAAGGCAGATATCGCAGAGGCCCTACAAAAGAGTGACATGTTTGACTTCCTTATCGATGTTGTTCCCAGAAGACCACTTCCTCAGTGA